The following coding sequences lie in one Fusarium poae strain DAOMC 252244 chromosome 1, whole genome shotgun sequence genomic window:
- a CDS encoding hypothetical protein (BUSCO:14401at5125) has product MAPSSRHPQLQPQPQSMAQIVEYIPDRLYLAAYNVAPTADTPFPYPEEPAPVSPRKRTTRLAAGATPLAKPSRPQPCYFTVDDTLLYNAFHHDFGPLHIGHLYRFAIQFHDILGAKQNKERPIVFYSAADPKSRANAACMLACYMVLIQNWPPHLALAPIAQVDPPLMPFRDAGYSQADYGISVQDVVYGVWKAKEEKCCDLDNFDLDEYERFERVEHGDFNWITPNFLAFASPQHAPVQKITEDSELFPLLPRTIAAVDAHPKLPKPFKNVLKHFSEKNIGLVVRLNSQLYSPTYFEALGIQHLDMIFDDGTCPSLSTVRKFIRLAHETITIRKKGIAVHCKAGLGRTGCLIGAYLIYRHGFTANEVISFMRFMRPGMVVGPQQHWLHLNQGTFREWWVEERIERRLRREMAAANPIPSTPIRAMQKTTLRNGQASTPPNRSPSNRTPLSEVDHDRNNIGVQEDYLPAPTPGQPRKTARDRHHPYQRSISGGAPPEAQYPVEQEADLMAKYTNASGESDEELHLRMMRRRKATSQSPARSEKTRSVSQTTAIYTIDNDASHDAENIGSVRSKYVERVPSTPGVLAKVRGSKRQGESPLRAKESGVRKTSGRVGSASHSTSVSAASTARKVSGA; this is encoded by the exons atgGCGCCTTCCAGCCGACACCCACAACTGCAACCGCAGCCGCAAAGCATGGCGCAAATCGTCGAGTACATCCCAG ATCGCCTCTATCTCGCCGCTTACAATGTCGCGCCTACTGCCGATACTCCATTCCCCTACCCCGAGGAGCCTGCGCCTGTTTCTCCTAGAAAGAGAACCACAAGACTCGCTGCCGGCGCTACCCCGCTCGCGAAGCCATCTCGACCTCAGCCCTGCTACTTTACTGTCGACGATACCCTCCTTTACAACGCTTTCCACCATGACTTTGGTCCTCTCCACATCGGCCACTTGTACCGATTTGCTATCCAGTTCCACGACATCCTGGGCGCCAAGCAGAACAAGGAGCGCCCAATTGTCTTTTACAGCGCCGCTGACCCCAAGA GTCGCGCCAATGCTGCCTGCATGCTCGCGTGCTACATGGTTCTTATCCAGAACTGGCCTCCTCACCTGGCTCTTGCCCCGATTGCGCAAGTCGATCCTCCTCTGATGCCTTTCCGAGACGCCGGTTACAGCCAAGCGGACTACGGGATCAGCGTTCAAGATGTTGTTTACGGGGTgtggaaggccaaggaggagaagtGCTGCGACCTCGACAACTTCGACCTGGACGAGTACGAGCGATTCGAGAGAGTCGAGCACGGTGACTTCAACTGGATCACCCCCAATTTCCTGGCTTTTGCTTCCCCCCAGCACGCGCCAGTCCAGAAGATCACAGAGGACTCCGAACTGTTCCCATTGCTCCCACGAACGATAGCCGCCGTGGACGCCCACCCCAAGCTACCAAAGCCTTTCAAGAATGTGCTCAAGCACTTCTCGGAGAAGAACATTGGCTTGGTTGTCCGACTCAACTCCCAGCTCTACTCACCCACTTACTTTGAGGCTCTGGGTATTCAACATTTGGACATGATCTTCGACGATGGCACATGTCCTTCGCTCAGCACTGTCCGCAAATTTATCAGACTTGCTCACGAGACCATTACTATCCGCAAGAAGGGAATCGCTGTCCACTGCAAGGCTGGCTTGGGTCGAACTGGTTGCTTAATTGGTGCCTACCTCATCTACCGCCATGGTTTTACCGCCAATGAGGTCATTTCTTTCATGCGATTCATGCGACCTGGTATGGTTGTTGGTCCTCAACAGCACTGGCTTCACCTCAACCAGGGCACCTTCCGAGAGTGGTGGGTTGAGGAGAGAATCGAGCGCCGACTAAGGAGAGAGATGGCTGCCGCCAACCCCATTCCCAGCACACCCATTCGTGCCATGCAAAAGACAACGCTGCGAAACGGCCAGGCTTCGACACCACCCAACCGAAGCCCTTCGAATCGCACACCGCTGAGTGAAGTTGACCATGACCGCAATAACATTGGGGTTCAGGAAGACTATCTACCAGCTCCCACGCCAGGGCAACCACGAAAGACTGCCAGAGATCGTCACCACCCTTACCAGCGCTCTATTTCTGGAGGAGCCCCCCCTGAAGCGCAATATCCAGTTGAGCAAGAAGCCGACTTGATGGCCAAGTATACCAACGCTAGTGGCGAGTCTGATGAGGAGTTGCACTTACGTATGATGCGCCGCCGTAAGGCGACTTCACAATCGCCAGCACGCAGTGAGAAGACACGATCTGTGAGCCAAACCACAGCTATCTACACAATAGATAACGATGCGTCACATGATGCCGAGAATATTGGCTCTGTGCGTTCCAAGTATGTTGAGCGCGTACCCAGTACACCTGGTGTCCTGGCCAAGGTCCGTGGCAGCAAGCGTCAGGGCGAGTCTCCCCTTCGGGCAAAGGAGTCTGGTGTTCGAAAGACCAGCGGCAGAGTAGGCAGCGCTAGCCATAGCACGTCAGTGTCGGCGGCTTCGACAGCTCGCAAGGTCTCTGGAGCTTAG